Within Betaproteobacteria bacterium, the genomic segment CCGCCGCGATGATCTCCGGCACGTGCATGCCGGCCGCGCGCATGAGGGCGGCGACCTTCACGAAACTCCGGCAATCCTCGCGTTCGGGCGGCGCGTCCATCGCGACCCACGTGCGATCCTCCGAGAAGACGCGAAAGTAGCGGCGAAAGCTCGCGTCGGCGCTGGCCGGTTCGCGCGTGTACGCGCGCCCGCCGAGGGCGTCACGAAGCCAGGCGTCGAGCGCCTCGAGGCGGTCCATGGGGAGTGAAGCGCAGGGTCTTTCGCGTGTATTCTTGCCGATTCTAGCATCGCGCCGCCCCCCTCTTCCCCGATGGTCCGCCGCTTTTCCACGCTCGTCCTCGCCTGCGCATGCGCCCTGCCGGCATGGGCGGAGGAAGGGATACCCCTGAAGCTCGACCGCACGCTCTCCGCGCCGCCGTCCAGGATCCAGCGCGACGCCGTGCGGTTCTTCTCGGCCGACCGCCTCACGGGCGACGAGGCGCAGAACGTCACCGCCTCGGGCAATGCCATGCTGCGCCAGCGAGGCGCCACCATCAGCGCGGACCTGGTGGAGTACACCGCCGAAACCGACATCGCCGTCGCCACCGGCCATGTGCGCCTCGAGCGCGAGGGGAACACCGCCATCGGCCCGAGACTCGTCTACCAGGTCGAGGAAGGCACCGGGGAGATGGAAAGGCCCGTGTTCGAGATTCCGAAGCGCGAGGACCGCCGCCATGCCTCGCGTGGCTCGGCCGAGCGCGCCGTGATCGAGGGCGAGAACAAGAGCCGTTACTTCAACGGGGAGTACACGACCTGCCCCGTCCCGCGCGACGACTGGAAGCTCAAGGTGAGCGAGCTCGCCGTCGATGGCAAGGGCCAGGTCGGCACCGCCTACCACTCCTCGGTCTGGTTCCTGGGCGTGCCGCTCCTCTACTCGCCCTGGCTCACCTTCCCCATCAACAACGCGAGGACCACGGGCTTCCTCGCGCCCACCCTCGGCTCCTCCGGCCGCGGCGGCTTCGAATTCTCGCTTCCCTGGTACTGGAACATCGCCCCGAACCAGGACGCGACCATCACGCCGAAGATCTTCTCGAAGCGCGGTTTGCAGGTGGGCGGCGAGTATCGCTACCTCTTCCCGACCTTCTCGGGGCAGGCCGACGTCGAGTTCATGCCCCACGACGCGATCACGGACAGCGATCGCTACCTGCTCGCGCTGAAGCACTCGCAACAGCTGCCCTACGGCTGGTCGTTCGCCGTCAACGCGCAAAAGGTTTCCGACGACAACTACTTCCGCGACCTTTCCACGCACGTGGACGCGACTTCGCAGATCAACCTTCCGCGGGACGCGATCCTCGCCTATCACGACGACCACTGGTCGTTCACGACCCGCGCGATCGCCTACCAGACCCTGCAGGACCCCCTGGCTCCCGTCACGCCGCCCTATCGCCAGGTGCCGCAGTTCGTGCTCTCCGGTCTGAAGCAGGACGTTTACGGAGCCGACCTGCAGCTGACGGGCGAGCTCACCAACTACACGCATCCGACGCTCGTGAACGGCCAGCGCCTGATCGTCTATCCCCAGGTATCGCTGCCGATGCGGTGGGCGTGGGGCTACGTGACCCCGAAGGCAGGCTTCAACTACACGCAGTACAACCTCGCGCAGAACAGCGCAGGGCTCAACGACGCGACGCGCAGCGTGCCTCTCGGCAGCGTGGATGCGGGCATGTTCCTCGACCGCCCGTGGGAATTCCAGGGTCGGCGCTACCTCCAGACACTCGAGCCGCGGCTCTTCTACGTCCGGGTCCCGTACCGCGACCAGACGCAGCTTCCCAACTTCTCGACCGCGGAAGTGGACTTCGGCTCCAATTCCCTCTTCCGCGACAACCGCTTCATCGGCGGCGACCGCATCGGAGACGCCAACCAGCTCACGGCGGCGATCACGAGCCGGCTCGTCGAGTCCGACACGGGCCTCGAGCGGCTCAAGTTCACGCTGGGCCAGATCTATTATTTCGACTCGCAGCGCGTGTCGCTCGGCGGCCCGCCGCCGGAAGGCAACCGGTCCGGCCTCGTCGCCCTGGCCACCGGCCAGGTGACGCCAGCGATCGCCATCGACGGCGACTTCAAGTACAACACGGGCCAGAACAATGCCCAGCAATTCGACATCGCCGCGCGCTACAACCCCCGCCCCGGCAGCCTGGTGAACGCAGCCTACCGCTACACGCAGGGGCAGGTGAAGCAGGTGGACCTCTCGGGACAGTGGCCCGTGACCGGGGGACTTTCGGCCGTGGCCCGCTGGAACTGGAGCATCCAGGACAAGAAGCTTGTCGAAGGCCTTGCGGGCATCGAATATAATGCCGGCTGCTGGGAGTTGCGCGCGGTCGCGCACCGATTCATCACCGCCACACAGCAGGTATCGACTTCCTTCCAGATCCAGCTCGAGCTCTCGGGCCTTTCGCGGATCGGCATCAGCCCGCTCGAGACCCTGAGGCAGAACATTTCCGGTTACCGCCGGTCGGACGAAATTTCCCGATGAAGATCACCCGCTTCCTCCTGCGACTGGCCGCCCTGCTCACCGCATTGGCCGCCTTCTCCTCGCTCGCCCAGCAGTCCCCGGCCGCGAAGCTCGACACACGGCTGCCGGCCGCCGGAGCGAAGGTCGTCACCGTCGATCGCATCGTGGCGGTCGTTAACGACGAGGTCATCACGCAGAACGAACTCGCCGAGCGCACTCGCCTCGTCGTCGCGCAGTTGCAGCGCAGCGGCGGGCAGCTGCCCCCGACGGCCATCCTGCAGCGCCAGGTGCTGGACAGGATGATCAACGACCTGGTGCAGCTCCAGCTCGCCAAGGAAACCGGCATCAAGGTGGACGACGCCACGGTGGAAAAGACGATCCAGCGCATTGCCGACGACAACAAACTGTCGATGACGGCCTTCCGCCAGGCGCTGGAGCGCGACGGCATCCGCTATGCCCGGTTCCGCGAGGACATGCGCGGCGAGCTCATCCTTTCCAAGCTGCGCGAGCGCGAGGTCGAGAACGCGGTCGTCGTGACGGACGCGGAAGTGGAGACCGAAGTCGCGCGCGCGGGCAAGGAGCGCGGCGGGGACATCGAGTACCAGTTGCAGCACATCCTGGTGACGGTGCCCCAGCAGGCCACGCCGGAGCAGATCGACAACCGCCGCAGGCGCGCACTGCAGGCGCTCGGCGAATTGCGCAAGGGCGCAGCCTTCGCCCAGGTCGCGGCCTCCTTCTCGGATGCGCCCGACGCCCTGCAAGGCGGAACCCTCGGCTGGCGAGCCGCCGGCCGGCTCCCCTCGCTCTTCCTCGATGCCCTGGAGAAGATCCAGCCCGGCGAAGTAACCGACGTCCTGAGGAGCCCCAACGGCTTCCACATCGTGAAGCTCCTCGACAAGCGCGGAAAGGACAAGGCGCCCGCGATCACCCAGACCCACGCCCGCCACATCCTCATCCGGGCCAAGGAGGGAGTGAGCGAAGCCGACGCGCGCGAGCGCCTCGTTCGCCTGCGCGCTCGAATCGAATCGGGGGAGGACTTCGCGGAACTCGCGCGCGTGCACTCCGACGACGGCACCGCCTCCAAGGGAGGCGACCTCGGCTGGATCTCGCCTGGCGAGACGGTCCCGGAGTTCGAGCGCGCCATGAATGCCCTGCGTGACGGTGAACTGAGCCAGCCGGTGCAGACCCCGTTCGGCTGGCACCTCGTGCAGGTCCTCGGGCGCCGCAGCGAGGAGATGAGCGAGGAGCGCAAGAAGCTCGCCGCCCGCCAGACCGTGCGCGCCCGCAAGGCGGACGAGTCCTACCAGGACTGGCTTCGCCAGACGCGAGACCGCGCCTTCGTCGAAGACCACCTCGAAGAACGCTGATCCCGGCATCGCGACGCTCCAGACGCGCATGAACCCCACGCCCCGCATCGCAGTCACGGCGGGCGAGCCCGCCGGAATCGGCCCCGATCTCTGCGCGATCCTCGCGGCGAGGCCCTTTGCCGCGAGCCTGGTCTTCATCGGCGATCGCGACGTCATCGCCGATCGCGCGAAACGGCGCGGGCTCGCATTCGAGCTTCCCGGCTATTCGCCCGGCCCGCCCGCTCCGTTTTCGATGCTGCACATCGCCGCGCCCGCAGCGGTGACGGCGGGGCGCCTCGATCCCGCCAACGGCCGGCACGTGCTGGCGCTCCTCGATCGTGCGCTCGACGGCTGCCGGGAAGGCGAGTTTGCCGCCATGGTCACGACGCCGGTGCAGAAGTCCACGATAAACGACGCTGGCGTCCCCTTCAGCGGGCACACCGAATACCTCGCCGAGCGCACGGGCACGGCGCGCGTCGTGATGATGCTGGCCGGCGGCGGGCTGCGCGTGGCGCTCGCCACGACCCACCTGCCGCTGTCGGCCGTGCCCGCCGCGATCACGCGCGAGGGCCTCATGGAAACGCTGCGCATCGTGGACCGGGACCTGCGCAACCGCTTCGGCATCGACCGCCCGCGCCTCCTCGTGGCAGGCCTGAATCCGCACGCCGGCGAGTCCGGGCACCTGGGCCGGGAGGAGATCGAAATCATCTCGCCGGCCCTCGAGGCCTTGCGCCGCGAGGGACTCGCGATCACGGGACCGCTGCCTGCCGACACGCTTTTTACGGCCCGCCTCCTCGCCGGCGCCGACGCCGTCGTGGCGATGTACCACGACCAGGGGCTTCCCGTGCTCAAGCACGCCAGCTTCGGGCATGCGGTCAACGTAACGCTCGGCCTGCCGGTGATCCGCACCTCGGTCGATCACGGAACCGCCCTCGACCTGGCCGGTGCGGGGGAACTGGACTCCGGCAGCCTTGAAGCCGCCGTCGAGCTCGCCATCGACCTCGCGCAACGCGCGCGCGGCTAGAAGCCGCGATGCTGCCGCGACCGAAGAGGCGGCTGGGCCAGCATTTCCTGACCGACCGCCACTACGTCGAGCGCATCGTCGCCGAGATCGCCCCCAGGGCGGGCGAGACGATGGTCGAGATCGGGCCGGGACCCGGCGCGCTCACGGAGAGGCTCGCAGCGGTGGTGCGGCCGCTGCACGTCGTCGAGATCGATCGCGACCTTGCCGCGGATCTTCGCTCGAGATTCGACTCCGGCTCGGTCGTCGTGCACGAGGGCGACGCGCTCGCCTTCGATCTCTCCTCGCTTCCGGCCGGCCTGCGCGTGGTCGGCAACCTGCCATACAACATCTCCACGCCGCTCCTGTTCCACGTGGCGTCGTTCGCCCCGCGCGTGCGTGACTGCGTCTTCATGCTGCAGAAGGAGGTGGTGGAGCGCATGGTGGCCGACCCGGGGACGCCGGATTACGGCCGGCTTTCCGTGATGCTGCAGTATCGCTTCGAGATGGCGCTCGCCTTCCGCGTGCCGCCCGGCGCCTTCACGCCGCCACCGAAGGTCGATTCCGCCATCGTCCGCATGGTGCCGCTGGGCCCCGGCAGGCTTGCGGCGCGCGACGAGGCGCTCTTCGCGCGGATCGTGATGGCGGCCTTCACGCAGCGCCGCAAGACGCTTCGAAACGCGCTGCGAAGGGTCGCCGGTGACGAGATTTTCTCCCGGACAGGCATCGACCCCGGGCTTCGCGGGGAGACGCTGTCGGTCGCCCAGTTCGTCGCGCTCGCGGACGCCGCGACCGCCCCCTAGGCTTTCTGGATGAACTCGATCTTGTAGCCGTCGGGGTCCTCGACGAAGGCGATGACGCTGCCGCCATGCTTCATCGGGCCGGCCGGCCGCGTGACCTTCCCGCCCTTGGCCGCCACGTCCGCGCAGGCCTTGTACGCATCGGGCACCGCGACCGCGATGTGCCCGAACGCGTTGCCCAGGTCGTAGGACTTCGTCTCCCAGTTGTGCGTGAGCTCGATCACTGCGCCCTCGGACTCGTCTGCGTAGCCCACGAAGGCGAGCGTGAACTTGCCGTCGGGATAGTCCTTGCGGCGCAGGACCTTCATGCCCAGGACTTCGGTATAGAAGCGGATGGATCGCTCCAGGTCGACGACGCGAATCATGGTGTGAAGGATCTTCATGGTGCCCTCTTCAATCGCTGCAATTGACTTGCCCGGTATCGCGCTGCCCGCCGGCAGTGGGCGACATGAACTCCCAAAGGCATTCATGGTTCCCCGCCGCCGGTTCTAGAAGGACCGGTACAGATGGTCGCTCGCCTCGAGCTCCTCGCGCAACTGCCTGTACTCCGGGCACAGGCGTTCGACCTCGGCCCAGAAATCGCGCGAGTGGTTCATGTGGCGCAGGTGCGCGAGTTCGTGGCAGACGACGTAGTCGACGAGCGCGGGCCGCGCCTTCACGAGGCGCCATGCGAGACGCACTTCGCGCCGGCTGTTGCAGCTGCCCCAGCGCGAGTTGGCCGAGGAAAGCATCACGCGCGGCGGCGCGAGGCCCGCGAGGCGCGAGAAGAAGAAAGCGCGGTGGGCGAGGTGGGCCAGAGCGGTCCTCCGGTACCACGCCACGACCGCGCGCTTCACGATTTCCGCTTCCGCGCCCGGCACCGTGACGCGAAGTTCGGCTCCTGCGATCTGCGCGCCGGCGCGCCGCCCGGCCAGGAGGCGGAGCGTCAGCGCTTCACCGAGGAAAGGCAGGCTGGCGCCATCATCCCAGCTCGGCGCGGGCACCTGGCGCTGTCGCCAGACGGCCAGCTTGTCCCGAACCCACGACTCGCTCTCGAGCACGAACCTTTCGACGCGCGCGAGCGGGATCGTGAGGGGCGCGCTCACGGTGAGGCCCGAGGCATCGACCTTGAGGCCCACGCCACGGCGGCCGCGGCGGCGCACCAGCGTGTAGTCGAGGGGCTCGCCAGCGAGCGCGAGCGTTCGGGCTTCCCGCGACGCCGGGTCACGCCTCGGCATAACGCTCCGGATTGAGCTTGCGCATCTCGCCCTCGATCCACTCCTCGACTTCGCGGTTCACGCTCAGGGCGTCCCGGCCGGCCGTCTGGATCAGCGGGCCGATCACCACCTGAACGGTCCCGGCGCGCTTGCGGAAAGCATACCGGCCCCACACCTCGCCGGCGTTGTGCGCGATCGGCATGATCGGCGTGCCCGTCCGCGTCGCAAGCGTCGCGCCCCCGATGCCATAGCGGCCGCGCTTGCCGACGGGAACGCGAGTGCCTTCCGGGAAGATCGTGACCCACAGCCCCTGCGCGATGCGCTTCTTCCCCTGCTCGACGATCTGGTCGCGCGCCGCCACGCCGCTCTTGCGGTCGATGGCGATCGAACGCACCGCCGCGAGCCCCCAGCCGACGAAGGGGAGCCACAGGAGTTCCCTCTTGATGATCCAGCACTGGTAGGGAAAGGTCCCTTCGATGAAGAGCGTCTCCCACGCCGACTGGTGCTTGGCCATGATGACCGCGGGCCCCCGCGGCACGTTCTCCTGTCCGCGCACGACGTAGCGGATGCCACAGGACCACTTCGCCCACGTCACCAGCCACCGCGCCCACATCGCCGCGGTAAAGAGCGCAGCGCGATAGCTGAACAGCCCGCACACCGGCACCAGCACGCCGAAGAACGAGGTGATGATGACCGCGCCCACGAGGAACAGGGCTGAGCGCAGCGCCGTCATTCTTTCGCCGCGACGAGGTGGCGGGAAACTTCCGCGAGGTCCGCGAAGACCAGGGTCTTGCGTGGCAGCCCGCCGATTTCCTGCGTCTTCTTCCCCTTGCCGGTCAGCACGAGGATGGGCTGGGCGCCCACGGCCTCGGCCACCTGCAGGTCGCGCATCGCATCTCCCACGCAGGGGACGCCCTTGAGGCTCTCCAAGTGCATGCGCGCGGCGATGTCCTCGTACATGCCGGTCTTGGGCTTCCTGCAGTTGCAGTTCTCGGCGTCGGTATGCGGGCAGAAGAAAAGCGCGTCGATCCGGCCGCCCTGCCGGAACACCATCTCCATCATCTTGTCGTTCATGGCGTTGAAGGTCGCCATGTCGAAGAGCCTGCGTCCGATGCCCGACTGGTTTGTGGCCACCACGATCCGGAAGCCGCCCTGGTGCAGCCGGGCGATGGCCTCGATGGAGCCCGCGATCGGCTGCCACTCGGCCGGCGACTTGATGTACTTGTCGCTGTCCTGGTTGATGACGCCGTCGCGGTCGAGGATGACGAGCTTCATGGCTTCAGGCCGCCAGCCGGGAGATGTCGGCCACGCGATTCAGGAGCCGCTCCAGCCCCGTGAGCAGGGCGAGGCGGTTGGCGCGCACGGCAGGATCCTGCGCATTCACGAGCACCTTGTCGAAGAAGGCGTCCACGTCGGCGCGAACGCCCGCGAGCGCCACGAGGGCCGGCTCGAACTGCGCCCGCGCAACCTGATCCTCCACGCCGGGCGTCATCGCGGCAAGCGCCGCGTGCAGGCGCCGCTCCTCGTCCTGTGTGAAGAGCGCGGTGTCCACGCCATCGGATCGTCCCGACTTGTCCAGGATGTTCTTCACGCGCTTGTTGGCGGCCGCGAGTGCTTCCGATTCGGGCAGCCGCGCAAAGGCGGCCACCGCCTCGAGCCTTGCCTTCACCTGGTCGAAACGGGCCGGGCGCTGCGAGACCACGGCCTCGACCTGGTGGGCCGTGAACCCCATCTCGCGCAGGTAGCCGCGCAGCCGGTCGTAGACGAAATCCTCCAGTTCCGCGACCGCCTTGTGCGGGAACGGCTCGAAGGCGAGGCCCACCAGGTCGTGGAAGTCCAGATCGAGTGCGCGCTCGGCCAGGATGCGGATGATGCCCAGGGCGGCGCGGCGCAGGCCGAAGGGATCCTTGTCCCCCGTGGGCACCTGCCCGATGGAGAAGAAGCCCGCGGCCGCATCCAGCCGGTCGGCCAATGCCACCGCGATGCTCACGTCGCCGTCGGGAAGTTGGTCCCCCGCGAAGCGCGGCCAGTAGTGCTGCTCGATCGCGCGCACGACGGAGGGCTCCTCGTCGCCGGCGAGCGCGTAGTACTTGCCCATGATGCCCTGCAGCTCGGGAAATTCGCCCACCATCAGCGTCACGAGGTCCGCTTTCGCCAGGAGGGCCGCCCGGTCGGCATAGGGCATCCCGGTGGCGCCGCGCGGCAGGTTCATCTGGATGCGGGTCGCAAGCTTTCGCAGGCGCTCGACACGCTCGAGCTGCGTGCCGAGCTTGCCGTGATAGACGACGGTCGCAAGCTGCGCGACGCGATCGGCGAGCGGGGTCCTCCGGTCCGTCTCGAAGAAGAAGCGCGCGTCGGCCAGGCGCGGACGCACCACGCGTTCGTTGCCCTGCACGATACGCGAGGGGTCCGCCGGGCGCAGGTTGGACACGAGGAGGAACTTTTCCGTCAGCTTGCCCGCGGAATCGAACAGCGGAAAGTATTTCTGGTTCTGCCGCATCGTGAGGATGAGGCACTCCTGCGGCACAGAGAGGAATTCGCGCTCGAAGCGGCCCACGTACACCGCGGGCATCTCCACCAGCGCGGTCACCTCGTCGAGTAGCGCCGCGTACTCGCCCTCGGGGCCGAGCGAAGCCGGGGCGCCCGCCGCGACCTCCCGGAGGGCGGCCTCACGCAGGAGGTGAAGGATCATCGAACGGCGCTTGCCGAAATCGACAATCACGCGGCCTTCGCTTTCGAGCCGGGCCTCGTACTCCTGCGCGTTCGCGAGCGCGATGTCGCGCGCGCCCTCGAAGCGGTGGCCGTGCGTGAGGCGCCCGGCCGTGAGCCCCAGCGCGCGAACCGTCACGACGTCGGCGCCATGAAGCGCCACGAGCCCGTGCGCGGGCCGGACGAACTGCACGGTGGTCACGCCGTCCGCAAGCTGGTAGCTCATCACCTTCGGGATGGGCAGTCCGGCGATGGCCTCCTCGAGCGCGGCCTGCAGTCCTTCGGCGAGCGAAACCGAGGGTGCGATCGCGTCGGCAAAGAGCGTCTCTGCCTTGCCCTCGATGCGGCGCTTGAGGGTCGCGGGGTCGATCGATTCCAGGCCGGCCGCGGCCAGCTTCTTGCGCAGCGCGGGGGTGGGCTGCCCGTCCGGGCCGAGTCCTACGGCAACGGGCATGAGCTTGACCTCGACCGACCTGGGCTCCGTGGCGGCGCGAACCGCGGAAATGGAAACCGCCAACCGCCGGGGCGTGGCAAATGCCGTTGCCGCGGAGCCGTCGCCGAGGAATCCACGCTTGCGCAGCCCCGCATCGATGCCCGAAGCGAACGCCTCGCCCAGCCGGTTGAGCGCCTTGGGCGGGAGTTCCTCGGTGAGCAGCTCGACGAGGAGATTCTTCACACCGCGCTCCCCAGCATCGGGAATCCGAGCCTTTCGCGGGATTCGAAGTAGCTCTGCGCCACCGCCTTGGCGAGGTTGCGGATGCGCCCGATGTAGGCGGCGCGTTCCGTGACCGAGATGGCGCCGCGCGCATCGAGAAGGTTGAAGGTGTGCGCCGCCTTCAGCACCTGCTCGTAAGCCGGAAGCGCCAGCTGCTTTGCCATGAGGTGCTTCGCGCCCTTTTCGTGATCGCCGAAATGCCGGAACAGGGACTCGGTGTCCGACTGCTCGAAGTTGTAGGTCGATTGCTCGACCTCGTTCTGGTGATAGACGTCGCGATAGGTCAGCCTGCGCGTGTGCCCACC encodes:
- a CDS encoding LPS-assembly protein LptD produces the protein MVRRFSTLVLACACALPAWAEEGIPLKLDRTLSAPPSRIQRDAVRFFSADRLTGDEAQNVTASGNAMLRQRGATISADLVEYTAETDIAVATGHVRLEREGNTAIGPRLVYQVEEGTGEMERPVFEIPKREDRRHASRGSAERAVIEGENKSRYFNGEYTTCPVPRDDWKLKVSELAVDGKGQVGTAYHSSVWFLGVPLLYSPWLTFPINNARTTGFLAPTLGSSGRGGFEFSLPWYWNIAPNQDATITPKIFSKRGLQVGGEYRYLFPTFSGQADVEFMPHDAITDSDRYLLALKHSQQLPYGWSFAVNAQKVSDDNYFRDLSTHVDATSQINLPRDAILAYHDDHWSFTTRAIAYQTLQDPLAPVTPPYRQVPQFVLSGLKQDVYGADLQLTGELTNYTHPTLVNGQRLIVYPQVSLPMRWAWGYVTPKAGFNYTQYNLAQNSAGLNDATRSVPLGSVDAGMFLDRPWEFQGRRYLQTLEPRLFYVRVPYRDQTQLPNFSTAEVDFGSNSLFRDNRFIGGDRIGDANQLTAAITSRLVESDTGLERLKFTLGQIYYFDSQRVSLGGPPPEGNRSGLVALATGQVTPAIAIDGDFKYNTGQNNAQQFDIAARYNPRPGSLVNAAYRYTQGQVKQVDLSGQWPVTGGLSAVARWNWSIQDKKLVEGLAGIEYNAGCWELRAVAHRFITATQQVSTSFQIQLELSGLSRIGISPLETLRQNISGYRRSDEISR
- a CDS encoding peptidylprolyl isomerase, with protein sequence MKITRFLLRLAALLTALAAFSSLAQQSPAAKLDTRLPAAGAKVVTVDRIVAVVNDEVITQNELAERTRLVVAQLQRSGGQLPPTAILQRQVLDRMINDLVQLQLAKETGIKVDDATVEKTIQRIADDNKLSMTAFRQALERDGIRYARFREDMRGELILSKLREREVENAVVVTDAEVETEVARAGKERGGDIEYQLQHILVTVPQQATPEQIDNRRRRALQALGELRKGAAFAQVAASFSDAPDALQGGTLGWRAAGRLPSLFLDALEKIQPGEVTDVLRSPNGFHIVKLLDKRGKDKAPAITQTHARHILIRAKEGVSEADARERLVRLRARIESGEDFAELARVHSDDGTASKGGDLGWISPGETVPEFERAMNALRDGELSQPVQTPFGWHLVQVLGRRSEEMSEERKKLAARQTVRARKADESYQDWLRQTRDRAFVEDHLEER
- the pdxA gene encoding 4-hydroxythreonine-4-phosphate dehydrogenase PdxA yields the protein MNPTPRIAVTAGEPAGIGPDLCAILAARPFAASLVFIGDRDVIADRAKRRGLAFELPGYSPGPPAPFSMLHIAAPAAVTAGRLDPANGRHVLALLDRALDGCREGEFAAMVTTPVQKSTINDAGVPFSGHTEYLAERTGTARVVMMLAGGGLRVALATTHLPLSAVPAAITREGLMETLRIVDRDLRNRFGIDRPRLLVAGLNPHAGESGHLGREEIEIISPALEALRREGLAITGPLPADTLFTARLLAGADAVVAMYHDQGLPVLKHASFGHAVNVTLGLPVIRTSVDHGTALDLAGAGELDSGSLEAAVELAIDLAQRARG
- the rsmA gene encoding 16S rRNA (adenine(1518)-N(6)/adenine(1519)-N(6))-dimethyltransferase RsmA, with translation MLPRPKRRLGQHFLTDRHYVERIVAEIAPRAGETMVEIGPGPGALTERLAAVVRPLHVVEIDRDLAADLRSRFDSGSVVVHEGDALAFDLSSLPAGLRVVGNLPYNISTPLLFHVASFAPRVRDCVFMLQKEVVERMVADPGTPDYGRLSVMLQYRFEMALAFRVPPGAFTPPPKVDSAIVRMVPLGPGRLAARDEALFARIVMAAFTQRRKTLRNALRRVAGDEIFSRTGIDPGLRGETLSVAQFVALADAATAP
- the gloA gene encoding lactoylglutathione lyase, with the translated sequence MKILHTMIRVVDLERSIRFYTEVLGMKVLRRKDYPDGKFTLAFVGYADESEGAVIELTHNWETKSYDLGNAFGHIAVAVPDAYKACADVAAKGGKVTRPAGPMKHGGSVIAFVEDPDGYKIEFIQKA
- a CDS encoding M48 family metallopeptidase, coding for MPRRDPASREARTLALAGEPLDYTLVRRRGRRGVGLKVDASGLTVSAPLTIPLARVERFVLESESWVRDKLAVWRQRQVPAPSWDDGASLPFLGEALTLRLLAGRRAGAQIAGAELRVTVPGAEAEIVKRAVVAWYRRTALAHLAHRAFFFSRLAGLAPPRVMLSSANSRWGSCNSRREVRLAWRLVKARPALVDYVVCHELAHLRHMNHSRDFWAEVERLCPEYRQLREELEASDHLYRSF
- a CDS encoding 1-acyl-sn-glycerol-3-phosphate acyltransferase: MTALRSALFLVGAVIITSFFGVLVPVCGLFSYRAALFTAAMWARWLVTWAKWSCGIRYVVRGQENVPRGPAVIMAKHQSAWETLFIEGTFPYQCWIIKRELLWLPFVGWGLAAVRSIAIDRKSGVAARDQIVEQGKKRIAQGLWVTIFPEGTRVPVGKRGRYGIGGATLATRTGTPIMPIAHNAGEVWGRYAFRKRAGTVQVVIGPLIQTAGRDALSVNREVEEWIEGEMRKLNPERYAEA
- the gmhB gene encoding D-glycero-beta-D-manno-heptose 1,7-bisphosphate 7-phosphatase, whose product is MKLVILDRDGVINQDSDKYIKSPAEWQPIAGSIEAIARLHQGGFRIVVATNQSGIGRRLFDMATFNAMNDKMMEMVFRQGGRIDALFFCPHTDAENCNCRKPKTGMYEDIAARMHLESLKGVPCVGDAMRDLQVAEAVGAQPILVLTGKGKKTQEIGGLPRKTLVFADLAEVSRHLVAAKE
- a CDS encoding glycine--tRNA ligase subunit beta → MKNLLVELLTEELPPKALNRLGEAFASGIDAGLRKRGFLGDGSAATAFATPRRLAVSISAVRAATEPRSVEVKLMPVAVGLGPDGQPTPALRKKLAAAGLESIDPATLKRRIEGKAETLFADAIAPSVSLAEGLQAALEEAIAGLPIPKVMSYQLADGVTTVQFVRPAHGLVALHGADVVTVRALGLTAGRLTHGHRFEGARDIALANAQEYEARLESEGRVIVDFGKRRSMILHLLREAALREVAAGAPASLGPEGEYAALLDEVTALVEMPAVYVGRFEREFLSVPQECLILTMRQNQKYFPLFDSAGKLTEKFLLVSNLRPADPSRIVQGNERVVRPRLADARFFFETDRRTPLADRVAQLATVVYHGKLGTQLERVERLRKLATRIQMNLPRGATGMPYADRAALLAKADLVTLMVGEFPELQGIMGKYYALAGDEEPSVVRAIEQHYWPRFAGDQLPDGDVSIAVALADRLDAAAGFFSIGQVPTGDKDPFGLRRAALGIIRILAERALDLDFHDLVGLAFEPFPHKAVAELEDFVYDRLRGYLREMGFTAHQVEAVVSQRPARFDQVKARLEAVAAFARLPESEALAAANKRVKNILDKSGRSDGVDTALFTQDEERRLHAALAAMTPGVEDQVARAQFEPALVALAGVRADVDAFFDKVLVNAQDPAVRANRLALLTGLERLLNRVADISRLAA